One genomic region from Amia ocellicauda isolate fAmiCal2 chromosome 4, fAmiCal2.hap1, whole genome shotgun sequence encodes:
- the fads2 gene encoding acyl-CoA 6-desaturase — MGGGGQQTEPGGSGGGGGGGSGGVFTWEEVQRHNHRTDQWLVIDRKVYNISDWARRHPGGIRVISHYAGEDATDAFRAFHPEPNFVRKFLKPLLIGELAPGEPNQDRKKNAALLQDFRALHESVEQAGLFKADFWFFWLHLGHILLLELGALGLLWTFGTGWVQTLLTAGLLATSQAQAGWLQHDFGHLSVFRTSRWNHLLHKFVIGHLKGASANWWNHRHFQHHAKPNIFSKDPDVNMLHTFVLGKTQPVEYGIKKLKYLPYNYQHQYFFLIGPPLLIPVYFHIQIVQTMISRRDWVDLLWSVTYYLRYFSCYIPLYGVLGSVALISFVRFLESHWFVWVTQMNHIPMEIEHERHQDWITMQLAATCNIEQSLFNDWFSGHLNFQIEHHLFPMMPRHNYWRVALQVRELCERHGVPYRVKGLWQGFTDIVSSLRTSGDLWLDAYLHK; from the exons ATGGGAGGGGGAGGGCAGCAGACGGAGCCTGGAGGAagtggaggtggtggtgggggggggtctgggggtgTGTTCACCTGGGAGGAGGTGCAGAGACACAACCACCGCACTGACCAGTGGCTGGTGATTGACAGGAAGGTGTACAACATCTCGGACTGGGCCAGGCGGCACCCAGGGGGGATCAGGGTCATCAGCCACTATGCCGGGGAGGATGCCACG gatgcGTTCAGAGCTTTCCACCCTGAACCCAACTTCGTGAGGAAGTTCCTGAAGCCGCTGCTGATTGGAGAGCTTGCGCCGGGAGAGCCCAATCAGGATCGTAAGAAGAAT gcAGCTCTGCTGCAGGATTTCCGGGCCCTGCACGAGTCTGTGGAGCAGGCTGGGCTGTTCAAGGCTGACTTCTGGTTTTTCTGGCTGCACCTGGGCCACATTCTGCTGCTGGAGCTGGGGGCGCTGGGGCTGCTGTGGACCTTCGGTACCGGCTGGGTCCAGACGCTGCTCACGGCGGGACTGCTGGCCACCTCCCAG gCTCAGGCTGGGTGGCTGCAGCATGACTTTGGTCACCTGTCTGTGTTTAGGACGTCCCGCTGGAACCACCTGCTGCACAAGTTCGTTATCGGACACCTGAAG GGAGCCTCTGCTAACTGGTGGAATCACCGTCACTTCCAGCACCACGCCAAGCCCAACATCTTCAGCAAGGACCCTGATGTCAACATGTTGCACACCTTCGTCCTGGGGAAGACGCAGCCTGTGGag tACGGAATTAAGAAGCTGAAGTACCTGCCCTATAACTACCAGCATCAGTACTTCTTCCTCA tTGGACCCCCTCTCCTGATTCCAGTTTACTTCCACATCCAGATCGTCCAAACCATGATCTCCCGGCGGGACTGGGTG gACCTGCTCTGGTCAGTGACATATTACCTGCGCTATTTCAGCTGCTATATTCCCCTGTACGGAGTCCTGGGCTCTGTTGCTCTCATCAGCTTCGTCAG gttCCTGGAGAGTCACTGGTTTGTGTGGGTGACCCAGATGAATCACATTCCAATGGAGATCGAGCATGAGAGACACCAGGACTGGATCACCATGCAG CTGGCTGCCACCTGCAACATCGAGCAGAGCCTCTTCAACGACTGGTTTAGTGGGCACCTCAACTTCCAGATCGAACACCA tctgttTCCCATGATGCCCAGACACAATTACTGGCGCGTGGCCCTGCAGGTGCGGGAGCTATGCGAGAGACATGGAGTGCCGTACCGCGTCAAGGGGCTTTGGCAGGGCTTCACTGACATCGTCAG ctCCCTGAGGACGTCTGGAGATCTGTGGCTAGATGCATACCTCCACAAATAA
- the LOC136748918 gene encoding eosinophil peroxidase has translation MQVLFALLFLKLAVSCCAALETDTPPYSSTGGVHPGSRFVSEALRKAEELIDTAYTHTGERMKLSALQGSVQPSDRLAQFKQPDPETRGRVRAAELLHSTVELIREMVYTQDSTANSSALTELLSREDLAVIAVGTGCESELRPLRCDMGCLSERYRTITGECNNRQHPRWGAANTPYRRWLPPQYQDGRSVPRGWDPQHRHTLPPNECLSVSLSVSQCVSVLLCQVRVVSQSVLHTPNEQISLDSASQLLVDWGQWLDHDLDLTPQTASSASFLTGEDCAHSCSQSSPCFPIQIPLSDPRSSAGQNCMPFFRSAPSCVTDTGADPEPGATVSPWPREQLNAITSFLDASQVYGSSAPLAQRLRDPQSLLGLLATHPSLSDRGRALLPPLPRAAHTPDPCGPPPGNRTEREREESDNTSSCFMAGDSRANEQLGTVALHTLFLREHNRLATELHRINLHWSPNTLYQEARKIVGAIHQVVTWQQYLPVILGNATVRRLLPAYRGYSAAVDPRVANVFATAAFRFAHVTVSPMVLRLGPRYKPSPTLPPLPLHQALFASWRILREGGVSPVLRGLLLAQAKRPVEGQMLVEELTERLFQEQGGAALDLGALNLQRGRDHGLPGYSAWRRLCGLSVPVSEAGLGSVLGSASLAHRLWSLYGSVDSVDVWVGAVSEPPLPGSRVGPLLACLITRQFRDLRDGDRFWWEREGVFSEQQREQLGRASLSRIMCDNTDIASVPPDPFTYTHSPHHMLSCASPQLPHIDLSAWREEDSDARCGPAPRLASGFSLRCGLSVLYECRPGYQLHGPPSVTCDPPSGQWRPDPPTCQGTHNTGQ, from the exons ATGCAG GTCCTTTTTGCGCTCCTCTTCCTCAAACTTGCCGTTAGTTGCTGTGCTGCGCTGGAGACAGATACACCTCCGTACTCCTCCACAG GGGGGGTGCATCCTGGGAGCCGGTTTGTGTCGGAAGCCCTGAGGAAGGCAGAGGAGCTCATAGACACTGCTTACACCCACACTGGAGAAAG GATGAAGCTGTCGGCGCTGCAGGGCTCAGTCCAGCCAAGTGACCGTCTGGCCCAGTTCAAGCAGCCTGACCCCGAGACCCGGGGACGGGTCCGAGCCGCAGAGCTGCTGCACAGCACCGTGGAGCTTATCCGAGAAATGGTGTACACACAGGACAGCACGGCTAACAGCAGCGCGCTCACcg AGCTGCTCAGCAGGGAGGACCTGGCTGTGATCGCTGTGGGGACAGGCTGTGAGTCGGAGCTCCGCCCCCTACGCTGTGACATGGGCTGCCTGTCGGAGCGATACCGCACCATCACTGGAGAGTGCAACAACAG GCAGCACCCCCGCTGGGGCGCAGCAAACACACCCTACCGGCGCTGGCTGCCCCCTCAGTACCAGGACGGGCGCAGCGTCCCCCGCGGCTGGGACCCCCAGCACAGACACACCCTTCCCCCG AAtgagtgtctctcagtgtctctcagtgtgtcccAGTGTGTTAGTGTCCTGTTATGCCAGGTGCGGGTGGTGTCCCAGTCTGTGCTCCACACCCCCAATGAGCAGATCTCACTGGACTCTGCGTCTCAGCTCTTGGTGGACTGGGGTCAGTGGCTGGACCACGACCTGGATCTGACCCCCCAGACGGCCAGCTCTGCGTCCTTCCTGACTGGAGAGGACTGCGCCCACAGCTGCAGCCAGAGCAGCCCCTGCTTCCCCATCCAG ATCCCTCTCTCGGACCCCCGCTCCAGCGCTGGTCAGAACTGCATGCCGTTCTTCCGCTCGGCGCCCAGCTGCGTCACTGACACCGGTGCTGACCCGGAGCCGGGAGCCACAGTGTCTCCGTGGCCGCGGGAGCAACTGAATGCCATCACATCCTTCCTGGACGCCAGCCAGGTGTATGGCAGCTCCGCCCCCCTCGCCCAGCGCCTTCGGGATCCCCAGTCCCTCCTCGGCCTGTTGGCCACACATCCCAGCCTCAGCGACCGCGGCCGTGCCCTGCTGCCCCCTCTGCCCCGCGCCGCCCACACACCGGACCCCTGCGGCCCCCCGCCAGGCAaccgcacagagagagagagggaggagagcgaCAACACGTCCTCCTGCTTCATGGctg GCGACTCCAGGGCGAACGAGCAGCTGGGCACGGTGGCTCTTCACACGTTGTTCCTGCGGGAGCACAACCGCCTGGCCACCGAGCTGCACAGAATCAACCTCCACTGGAGCCCCAACACGCTGTACCAGGAGGCCCGCAAGATAGTGGGCGCTATACACCAG gTGGTGACGTGGCAGCAGTACCTGCCTGTGATTCTGGGCAATGCAACGGTGCGGCGTCTCCTGCCTGCTTACAGAGGGTACAGCGCGGCCGTGGACCCCCGTGTGGCCAATGTCTTCGCCACCGCAGCCTTCCGCTTCGCACACGTCACGGTGTCACCCATGGTGCTCCGCCTCGGCCCCAGGTACAAGCCCAGCCCCACCCTGCCGCCCCTGCCGCTGCACCAGGCCCTGTTCGCTTCCTGGAGGATCCTGCGGGAGG ggggcGTGTCCCCGGTGCTGCGGGGGCTGCTGCTGGCCCAGGCGAAGCGGCCGGTGGAGGGGCAGATGCTGGTGGAAGAGCTGACTGAGCGGCTGTTCCAGGAGCAGGGGGGGGCAGCGCTTGACCTGGGGGCCTTGAACCTGCAGAGAGGCCGAGACCATGGCCTGCCAG ggtacAGTGCGTGGCGCAGGCTGTGTGGTCTGTCAGTGCCGGTCAGTGAGGCTGGGTTGGGGTCAGTGCTGGGCAGCGCATCTCTGGCCCACCGGCTGTGGTCTCTGTACGGCAGTGTGGACAGTGTGGACGTGTGGGTGGGGGCCGTGTCCGAGCCGCCCCTCCCTGGCTCCCGCGTGGGGCCCCTACTGGCCTGCCTGATCACCCGCCAGTTCAGAGACCTGAGGGACGGAGACAG GTTCTGGTGGGAGCGCGAGGGTGTGTTCTCAGAGCAGCAGCGGGAGCAGCTCGGCCGAGCCTCCCTGTCGCGGATCATGTGTGACAATACAGACATCGCCAGTGTGCCCCCGGACCCCTTCACCTACACACACTCGCCCCACCACATGCTGTCCTGCGCCAGCCCCCAGCTGCCCCACATTGACCTGTCTGCCTGGAGGGAGGAGGACagtg aCGCGCGGTGCGGGCCGGCTCCTCGGCTGGCCTCGGGCTTCTCTCTGCGCTGCGGTCTGTCGGTGCTCTACGAGTGTCGCCCCGGGTACCAGCTGCACGGCCCCCCCTCAGTGACCTGTGACCCCCCGAGCGGCCAGTGGAGGCCAGACCCCCCCACCTGCCAAGGTACACACAACACAGGGCAGTAA